One Dermacentor andersoni chromosome 6, qqDerAnde1_hic_scaffold, whole genome shotgun sequence genomic window carries:
- the LOC140219090 gene encoding uncharacterized protein produces the protein MTFEKPPATPQVPQPTPQVPQPTPREPRAPRRQPRQQELDGAVMTATAAYVRQSQLEEARVQEDTRFRQQLLEQNRQHHEAHLQSLRQHHEAHMESLRHLGEEVAGMREVQSQRLEVQRQRLEVARRSHETNERLLQLLLAALGHGGSQVPPPSQAPHN, from the exons atgacatttgAAA agccaccggctacgccccaggtgccgcagccaaccccgcaggtgccgcagcctacccctcgagagccacgggcaccccgtagacagcccaggcagcaggaacttgatggtgctgtgatgacggctactgccgcatacgttcgccagagccagttggaggaagccagagttcaagaggacacccgcttccgccaacaactgctggagcaaaaccggcag caccacgaggcccacctgcagagcctgcggcagcaccacgaggcccacatggagagcctgcggcacctcggggaggaggtggcgggaatgcgggaagtgcagtcgcagcgcctcgaagtgcagcggcaacgcctcgaagtggcgcgtcggtcgcacgagaccaacgagcgcctgcttcagctgctgctggctgcactggggcatggtggcagccaagtccctcccccctctcaggccccacataattaa